In Moraxella nasovis, the sequence CAACGCCTTGATGACGTTAAAGGCGGTGGTAAAGGCGTTTTTAATGCTGTTAAATCCTGCGTTAAAAATACTGGCAAAGACGGTAAGTCCTGCGGTGAATACGGCTTTTATGCCATTCATCGCCGCCGATACCACCGCTTTAATACCATTCCAAATGCTTTGTGTGATAGCTACCAAGACATTCCACGCACTTGAAAAAAAGCTGGCAATGCTTGTTATGACAGGCTTAATTGCATTGATTGTGCTTGCCACCGCCAATTTGACATTATGCCACACATCAGCTGCAATGGACACAATGCTTTGCCATGCACCTGCCACCGCTGATTTTAGCCCTTGCCAGATGCCGACCACTGCCACAAATACCGCCTGAGCTACAGTAGTGATGCCTGACCAAATGGCACTTGCAAGCGTTGCAATACCGCTAAATATACTAATGACATTGGTAACCATCTCCTGTACAGGGGCTGGCATACCAGACAGCCAAGCAAAAAATACCTGCTTAATCTCATCGATTTTGGTGGTGATTGCCTTTTTAATCGTGTCCCACACACCACCAATGACAGCACCCACATCGGCGAAAGCCGACTGAATACCATGCCAAGCGTTAGACGCCATCTGTGGTAGGGCATTCCATAGCTCCACCGCCTTTGCCTTGACGGTGTCCCAATTTTTATACAGTGCCACACCTGCTGCCACCAATGCACCGATAGCAAGCACCGCTATCCCAATGGGGCTTGTGATAAATGCTAATGCCCCTGCAAAGGCGGTGGTAACAGACGCTGATAAAGCCACGATACCGTTATAAATACCAAGTGCGAAATTCCACGCTTTAAAAGCAGCTGCTGCACTTGCCACCCCTGCTGCAATGGGCGTTAAATACGGCTCTAATTCAATGATTTTAGCTACGACATCACCGACGATAGGCATGATGACATCAAAAGCTTGCTTTAATAAATCCCATGCGTCGCTAAGTAGCTGTGTACCTGTTTGCACGACTGTTAGCACCGATGGCATAGCCAAAAACTCTTTGACTGTTTCAGTAATTTTAGGGATTAATTGTGCAATTGATATAACGATTTTAGCTAAAGTATCTGTAATGCCTGTTTGATTGACAAAAGTTTCAACCATCACCCCCCATTCATTTTCAACCACTTGCCGTGCTTGGGCAATGGTCATAGGCATTTTAGCTGCCTTTTCGCTTAGGTTGTCTGTTGCCCCTGCCATAGCGTTATAAAGCACATCAGCGGTAATTTTACCTTTTTTTGCCAAATCATTTAGCTCGCCTGTGGTAACTTTTAAATGCTTGGCTAAAATGTTCATAATCTCAGGTGCTTGTTCAGCCACCGAGTTAAATTCATCACCACGCAATGTCCCACTTGCTAAGGCTTGCCCTAGCTGGCGTATTGCTGCTGCTTGACCTTCTGCCGAACCGCCACCTACTCTCATAGCAAGCGTTAAGTTTTTGGTAAAATGGATTACTTCATCTTGGCTTTTACCAAGCTGGCTTAACGCCCTAGTGTTTGCTGTGTATAGCTCACCCACCGCTTGCATTGATGTGCCGTTAGCGTTAGCAATTTCACGCACCGATTGAAATGCTTTGTTATATTCATCTGTGCTATTTGTGGCAATACGGATTTGACTGGTTAATGTAGTCATCGCGTCAGCTGTATTTGTAATGTTACTTGCCACACCGATTGATAAATAGCCAACCACCGCTGTTTTTAACAATCCATAGGCTTTTGATAAGCCACCTGCTTGCTTACTTGCTTCTTTTGAGTGTTTGGCAACGTCATCAATGCCTTTGCCTGCTTGATGCGTCGTTTTATCAACGTCTTTTAATGCTTGTTGCAGTTTTGTTAATTGGTCTGCATTTTTCACATCAATGGTGATGCTCATGCGTGTATCTGACATTTTATCCCCTTACAATCTCATCTAATGCAAAAACAATATCATCAATCAGCCATCTTGCCATGTTCACATGATACACCGCGAGTACATGGCTAACATCGCTAACCGATAGCGGTAAGGGCGTACCTTCTGCATAACGTCTTTCACGGCAAGCCATCACAAATACATGGATAATATCATCAAGTAAAGCACTACCCAAAACCTCATTAGGCAAGGGTAGGTTTAACCTTTGATAAATCTCAATCCGCTTTGGGCTTAATTCTGACTTTGTTTTTTGCCAGTTGTAGTACTCGATGGCTTTTTTTTCATGCTTTGCACCTGCTCACTATATTCATGCCCCATCTCGGTAAAGGTGTCAAATAGCGTGTCTAACAATTCAGGCAAGCCATCACTGATATTTGCTAAGACAATAAGCAGGTTATCACCGCTAGGCTCTAAAGGCTCACCGTTTACATCTACATTCCATGATTTAATGTTGTATTCACCGATAACCATTAGTAAAGCTTCATTAGTTGTAATATCGGTTTGGTTAGCACGCTTTAAATCATCTTTTTTAATCTTGGTGTCATTCAATAAGGTTTGTACCTTAGATAAAGCCCTTTCAAAGGCGGTGTCTTGTTTGACAACAAGCTCAAGCTGTAAACCGCTTTTGTGCTTAATCGTGCGTACAACTTCGCCAACAACTTGATTTGGTTTTTTTAAGTCTTTTAAACTAAATGCCATGTGTGTTCTCCTTATGCTTGGTGTTTTTCAATAATTGGGCTTTCTTCAACGACGGTATAGCTAACATCAACAGTAACAAGGTCAGACCCTGATGGGCTTGGAATTTCCCCTGATACTTGCATTTTTGGGATTTTGATGATGTATTTATCTGTTTCATTAAATGAAATGGGGATTTCTAGCGATACGGTTGCCCCTGTTAATTGATTGACGATTAAATCATGCGATTTTACGCCATAGGCAAGCGTTAAACTGCCTGAAATATTAGCAAGCATAGCGACGATATTACCGCCATAAATGTTATCGCCTAAGCACTTTTGTACTTCTGCCCCATTGTCAATCTCAAAACTAAAGCTTTCAACACAAATACCAATATCAGCACCATCTTTTTTGATTGTACCGATGGATAAACCGCTTGCAGGTTTGCCTACAGTAGCAGTAGCAGGGCTTTTGGCAAATGATGTCTCTTTGCTATGCTGATAGCCTTGCCCCATCACCCCAAAATTAGCTTTGATAAGATTATCAGTCGTAATGTCAATTTTTAGGCTATTGATAACACAGCCTGTAAAGACGTGGTTTACGTTAATATCGCTAAAGTCTTTTGATATGGCAAACATCTTTTTAGTATCACCAATGCTAAGCTTTTTTAACTTAGTATTTCTTGCGTCTGCTTGCCATTCATTAAAAAATGCCGCTTCTAATAGCTCATCATAGACGCCATATTGTAATTCGGTTTCTATCTCGCCTGCTACTTCACCGCCTGTTACCATGCCTGCCGATTTAATCCGTGAACCTGATAACATTTCGCTATCAGTTAGTGTGTTATTAACCGATAAGCCGTTTTTGATATTTGGCAAGATTTTCCAGCCTGTAGTTGGCACGGTTTTTGTGGTCTGCTTGGCATACGCTGTTACTACTTTTGCACCGCTTGACATAAATTTACTCCAAAAAAAAAGCCCTAATGGGCGATTGCTAAGGGCTTAACCAAAATGCACTAATGCAATGTTGGTAATTACCCATACTACTTTTAAAAACGCTATCATTAGCACAATGTGCCAAAAGAATTTAATAAAATTGTCAGGCTTTAAATTGATAGATTGCATACTAAACCCTAGAATTTTAATCAAAAATTTGCTTACTTATACCGATAAGGCACTCTCACATTAACTTGCCACCAGTCGTTATCACTACCGACTATAACCACCGATGGCGTTAATAATTCTAAGTTTTCATCAGTATAATACGCCAAATGATTAGCGATGGTGTCTGCTTGTTCTACTGCTCTTTTTTCGCCAATATTTTGCCTTGTAAATACTTGCACCACCACCGCCCCTATCTCACGGCTCATAGGCTTATCTGCCATACCGCTCATGATAGCCCCTGCACTTTGTAGGCTTAATCTATGCCATATATCGGTAGGCACATAGTTATGATTGCCTGTAACCCATGCCTTAGGATTGTAATTTGGCATAGTAGCGATACGTTTGGCGATTAGTTTTTGTATGGTTGTGATGTTCATATCATTGCCCTAATCTCATCAAGTGTTCTAGGCTTAAAGTTTTTATCTAGCTGTAAATCGCTAAACTGTTTGGGTGATAAACCGCCATCACGAAATAACTTAGCACGTTCTTTACCTAGCACAAAATCTTGAAACTTATCATCTTGCGTGGCAAGCCATTCATAATAGGTTTGGTTTTGAACTACTCCGTGCATACTTGCACGAGTTTTTACATCTTTGCCATTCCATAAAATGTAGCTTGTACGGCAATTAACATGATAAGGCGGTTTTTGTGATAAAGGTAAGATTTGCCCATCAAGACTACGGCAAATGCTACTTGTGCGACCGTCTAAGGTTGCTACTACTTTAATCTCATCAATACCCAGCTCTTTGGCAAGCTCTCCCCTAGCTTGTGACGCTTCATGCTGTACAACAGTTCTTACAATGGCATTGGCATGGCGTTTGGTTACGTTGGTAATACCATCTTGATACCGCCTTGCTTTTGTACCTAATATGATTTGGCGTATTTGGCTGTTGGTTTTACCTTGATGACGGGCAAGCCGTATGGCGTTTATTATTCTTTGACTTTCGTTTGTCTCAAAGCTTTTTAATACTTCTGTTACCAAAGCACCCCCAAAGCTTGCCATGGGTGTATCTTTTAGGGCAAGTGTGCCTATGCTTACCCCTAAATATTTACTTTCTGCGGTGTAGGCATAATCTGCAATGGCTTGGCTTGACTCATAAAAGGCTTTTGTTAGCAATACCATCTCATCTTTTAGCTCATCTTCCAAATCATTTAAAATAAGGGCAAATTTTCTTGGACTAATGTCTGTTAATTCATCAGTTGCTAATGTTTTTTGTACTGCTTTATCAATTAGGCTTAATGCCTTGATGAATTCTTTGACTTCATGGGCTTTTAGGCTTTCTAAATAAATCTGCATTCGGTTGATAAAACTGTTATAGTCCATTTGACACCTGTTGCATTGATAAGGCGTATATGCCCTTTGGGGCTTGCTTTGACCAGCCGTGTTCTAGGCGGTAAGCATAGGGCAAATTATTTTGAATAATAATCGGTAAAAACTTTTTACTGTTATAAAATCCTTTGGCATAAAGCCTTACTGTATTGCTATTGTTTACACTAAAATCTTGACTGTTTACGGTCATAATATGATTAGCACGATAACGACCGCTATCCACAGGGGAATTGGCGATAATGGCGTTATAAAGCTCTAATGCTAAGTTTTCATAATCACTTAGCACTTGTTTTTTGCTCTCGGTAAACATCTCATCAAGTGGGACTGTCCATGTAATACTCATATCGCCCTTAATTGTATTGTATAGCTGACATCAGCAGGGTCTTTATTGATGGCAATAATGCGATACTTGTTATCATCGTTTATTATCACATCATCAACAGCAGGCGTGTCAGACACTTCTGTTTGTAGGCAAATTAGCCTTGTATCTGTTGCCAAAATGCTATTGCCATCAACTTCATGGGCGTTAAAGCCACCGAACACGCCACGTCCATCATAATAGCTTGTTCTTGTTTTATCATCATCGCCTAACCAATCGCCTAAGCCATCAATACGCCCATCTTTATGTTCGCCATCAAAATACTTTACAGCGTCATTTAAATCCGTATCAAAAGCATTGGCAATATCAGCACTAATTTCACTATTTAGCCCCATATTAGCCCCTTGTTACTGGCAAACTTAAAAACCCTGCATTTTTAACGATATACGGCTCAATTAAAGCAAGGGCTATCATCTCATGTTGCCCCATCGCCTGACCGTCTGCCCCACCAGCATAGCTTTTTGAGACAGATACCTCGCCTGCCTTTGATGATTTAGATACGACGACGCCTTCATCACGCCCAGCTAATAGCTCACCTTTGATAAAGGCTTGTGCTAATTCCACGCCTGCTTGTTTGATAGGCTCTGGCACTTCATCGCCTGTAAATCGCACACCCTTATTTTTTAAATAGGCATTTATAATCAATAAAATGCGTGGTTTGTCATCATGTTCAATCGGTAAATCAGTTAGCATTTTTTTTACCACCATTTATTTGATATTCATCATAGATTTTGTTAAAATCCTTATTGTTAAGCATTGTACAAATATCTTGTATTAAAAAACCCCAAAGATTGCCGTCTTTGGGGTTTTTGCTTTAAGCTCCTACCTTGCCTGTTTCAGACTTACCGCCTGTTACTTCTTCGGTAACCTGCGGGTCTTTTATGCCGTAATCTACACCGCTTTTGGTAGTGTCGGTAACGGTGGCATTAGTAATACTTGCTTTACTGTCATCAAAATAATCTTTTTCTGATGGGTAAGTAAAGTTATAGGCAGGTTTTACTTTATCTTTTGGCAATCCCATATGTTACTCCTTAAAGGTTGGTGATTAAAAAGCGGATAGGCGT encodes:
- a CDS encoding tape measure protein, whose product is MSDTRMSITIDVKNADQLTKLQQALKDVDKTTHQAGKGIDDVAKHSKEASKQAGGLSKAYGLLKTAVVGYLSIGVASNITNTADAMTTLTSQIRIATNSTDEYNKAFQSVREIANANGTSMQAVGELYTANTRALSQLGKSQDEVIHFTKNLTLAMRVGGGSAEGQAAAIRQLGQALASGTLRGDEFNSVAEQAPEIMNILAKHLKVTTGELNDLAKKGKITADVLYNAMAGATDNLSEKAAKMPMTIAQARQVVENEWGVMVETFVNQTGITDTLAKIVISIAQLIPKITETVKEFLAMPSVLTVVQTGTQLLSDAWDLLKQAFDVIMPIVGDVVAKIIELEPYLTPIAAGVASAAAAFKAWNFALGIYNGIVALSASVTTAFAGALAFITSPIGIAVLAIGALVAAGVALYKNWDTVKAKAVELWNALPQMASNAWHGIQSAFADVGAVIGGVWDTIKKAITTKIDEIKQVFFAWLSGMPAPVQEMVTNVISIFSGIATLASAIWSGITTVAQAVFVAVVGIWQGLKSAVAGAWQSIVSIAADVWHNVKLAVASTINAIKPVITSIASFFSSAWNVLVAITQSIWNGIKAVVSAAMNGIKAVFTAGLTVFASIFNAGFNSIKNAFTTAFNVIKALVQGDMDGVKKAIFDGLKNAYAIIQTMLGNIATAFLGLGSKLLQAGRDAIQGFINGIKEKFNTAISTAKNLADSVVTSVKSTLIIRSPSRVMKALGKHTADGFALGIRNNASKAAKAAQKMAEDAKKAVADAVDSIQREIALFGNDSRVDALQYDIKAGKYGNADTTKLSKLTQEYEQIQKNAKADERRQNALNRVIELENAIKKVGMDKWQLLQFELDTLEEYKDVSDEIKQNIINTSKALDEHKLNDTVSQEVAKINSELSKNQYILANITDKYASLKWDSKLKGYTDAQVDSIVMATKQADAFADFVQSQQAIQDALANNTNVYQGTIDKLKGALGAPNSTIGGIANIATSVFDNYSVSKQLDEKHQAELDKIKAQEDAKTITEYEAQQARLEQMQQYEMARQQIKERSEQSLLGTITGAAKAMFGEGSRAYKALFAFEKAMALKRILVANQTTLAQAWASAPFPANLGAVAVAAAKSGALVAALNAISAPVGQAHDGIMSVPKSGTWNLEKGERVLPKHTAQNLDRTLNNLQGGGTVVNVNVTVNSDGTSDTKTSHELGKGFGNAIKLAVQTELQKQRRQGGLLHGTL
- a CDS encoding phage tail terminator-like protein, translated to MNITTIQKLIAKRIATMPNYNPKAWVTGNHNYVPTDIWHRLSLQSAGAIMSGMADKPMSREIGAVVVQVFTRQNIGEKRAVEQADTIANHLAYYTDENLELLTPSVVIVGSDNDWWQVNVRVPYRYK
- a CDS encoding HK97 gp10 family phage protein, producing the protein MSITWTVPLDEMFTESKKQVLSDYENLALELYNAIIANSPVDSGRYRANHIMTVNSQDFSVNNSNTVRLYAKGFYNSKKFLPIIIQNNLPYAYRLEHGWSKQAPKGIYALSMQQVSNGL
- a CDS encoding phage head morphogenesis protein — protein: MDYNSFINRMQIYLESLKAHEVKEFIKALSLIDKAVQKTLATDELTDISPRKFALILNDLEDELKDEMVLLTKAFYESSQAIADYAYTAESKYLGVSIGTLALKDTPMASFGGALVTEVLKSFETNESQRIINAIRLARHQGKTNSQIRQIILGTKARRYQDGITNVTKRHANAIVRTVVQHEASQARGELAKELGIDEIKVVATLDGRTSSICRSLDGQILPLSQKPPYHVNCRTSYILWNGKDVKTRASMHGVVQNQTYYEWLATQDDKFQDFVLGKERAKLFRDGGLSPKQFSDLQLDKNFKPRTLDEIRAMI
- a CDS encoding glutamate 5-kinase, whose protein sequence is MGLNSEISADIANAFDTDLNDAVKYFDGEHKDGRIDGLGDWLGDDDKTRTSYYDGRGVFGGFNAHEVDGNSILATDTRLICLQTEVSDTPAVDDVIINDDNKYRIIAINKDPADVSYTIQLRAI
- a CDS encoding phage tail tube protein; translation: MSSGAKVVTAYAKQTTKTVPTTGWKILPNIKNGLSVNNTLTDSEMLSGSRIKSAGMVTGGEVAGEIETELQYGVYDELLEAAFFNEWQADARNTKLKKLSIGDTKKMFAISKDFSDINVNHVFTGCVINSLKIDITTDNLIKANFGVMGQGYQHSKETSFAKSPATATVGKPASGLSIGTIKKDGADIGICVESFSFEIDNGAEVQKCLGDNIYGGNIVAMLANISGSLTLAYGVKSHDLIVNQLTGATVSLEIPISFNETDKYIIKIPKMQVSGEIPSPSGSDLVTVDVSYTVVEESPIIEKHQA